From the genome of Chloroflexota bacterium:
CGATCCGTGCATTGACGATGCAGCATAAGCTCGGTGGCATTGTCGACCAGTATCAAAGCCAGACGATTGTTTATCGGATGGTCTGTCGCCAGTTCCCTTGTGGCACGATCCAGTTGTTCAACTATGGTCACGATGTATCTCACGGCTTCACCTAGCTGGAACTCTCATCTGGTTTTCCAGTTTGCCAGTATCCAATCACGGTATAGGCAAAGAGCTTGATGCCCATTAGGACGAAAATCAAGAAGCCCACGTAGGCTACGGATGCTATTAGCCACGGCATCGTGGGCACCTTGTCTCCGAGGTGTTGCTCGACCTGTTTAGGCGCATGGCAACTATGGGCCGCAACGAGATCAATACAAGGAACAAGAACCCAACGTAGAAGACTACGACTCCGACATTGGGATCACTGGTGAACAGGTTGCCTACCAATGGTAGCCAAGCAGTGAAGATGCCGACCCAAACAAATATCGGAGAGAGGAGTGAAATCCCAATGCCTACCTGAGCTGCCCACACCGGAGATTTTCGCCATACTGAGGCAGCCAGCAGGGCGAACGCGATTACAAAGAGAATTGCGCTCAATGGCAAATGGAGCGAGCTCAAATGTGGGGCGACCCAGTCCTGCACGAAGTAAGCCCACTGAATTGAGGATGGCTCACCGCCTCTTGCGACACCCGAGTCCGATATGTGTATGTGCCGCGCCAGCAATATCAGAAGTGCGCCTACGAAGGCCGTGAGAGAATTGTTGTACAGCCAGTCTCGCTGTAACCCCAATCGGTCCATCTGGGCTTCCTGGACGGCTCTGGCTGAAAGCGCTCCTAGGCGACTCATCAACGATTGACGCCAAGTCAATAAGTGGTTCATTCCTGACTAGCCTCCTGCCCCATCAACGCGCCCCGCTACACCTACGGGACCGCGCCGTCCTGGGACCACATCAACTGGCGTGGGAATCAGCCACTCCGATCCGGTCTTGGTCGCTCCTCGCACCCGGCCATCCCGGGCCAACTTTCGCACTCTGCGTTCAGAGACGCCCAACCTTACGGCCGCCTCCTTCACAGTCACGTTAGCGACATCATCGGTGGCGGCCTCGGATGCGAGCTCGAACTCGACGGGGCTCGGCTCGGTGAGGGCGCTCATCTCGTGGATGAGAAACCCGATGACCTCTCCGTCGTCATCCAGCCTCTTGAGGATCCGCTCGTCGCTGGTGGGGGTGAAGTACCCCTCCCTGAACGCCCACAGCACCTCAAGCATGTCCCCCTCGTGATCGTAGGATACAAATACCTTCTTGGTCGTCATGCTCACTCTCCTTTGATGCTCCGACTCAGGTAACCAGTAAGAACGAAGGAGTAGCCGCTCTCCGCCTTCACCACGAGGCAGATGTAACGGTTCCTGCTCCGCAGGTCCGGG
Proteins encoded in this window:
- a CDS encoding helix-turn-helix domain-containing protein, producing the protein MTTKKVFVSYDHEGDMLEVLWAFREGYFTPTSDERILKRLDDDGEVIGFLIHEMSALTEPSPVEFELASEAATDDVANVTVKEAAVRLGVSERRVRKLARDGRVRGATKTGSEWLIPTPVDVVPGRRGPVGVAGRVDGAGG